From a region of the Haematobia irritans isolate KBUSLIRL chromosome 4, ASM5000362v1, whole genome shotgun sequence genome:
- the LOC142235117 gene encoding ribosome biogenesis protein BMS1 homolog yields MPEDEGADKKKTHRARQSGVKAEKKKLKAKKESNQKEPNLSARQRNPKAFAINSAISAERNFRRKEDITAKKQHIPVVDQTPDEPPPVLIAVVGPPKVGKTTLINNLIRSFTRTNVNDVKGPITIVTSKKRRITLLECNNDINSMIDVAKCADLVLLMCDASYGFEMEIFEFLNICQVHGMPKIMGVLTHLDMIKNTKQLRKRKKELKHRFWTEVYDGAKLFYLSGLLHGEYLRNEVKNLGRFISVMKFRPLTWRGAHSYVVVDRVEDITNTDLIRRNVKCDRDVVLYGYVRGVPLKQEHMVHIAGLGDVRIDELSMIADPCPLPGTEKKRTLLEKERLLYAPMSGVGGIVYDKDAVYIELQGSHSHKEKTAEATEQEELVGKLIGKKQTVDEQMDEQEFRLFSDGAAIKSKDFVEEDDDGEMESDEDDDNNAGEDDSGVDDDENASDEEDENEFDGDDWRNEDSQSESKIHDSDEDTSDDDDYQDLEKIQSNRKNFVKAPSEDEQSEEDDEEAILANSMSWKDNLAQKARDAFLQRHSESKNIMRLVYGCYTQSERKKATEDNENSDQETDSDEEIGGLFKVAAKKQSQLQKDKDLRNKMETCLFEDNFESTRNWLEDINKDLLRNCFVTGKWKASEDAENLLRLDDMSDAESEVYGDFEDLETGEKQSGKPEELKPPASEEATASLKRKITRVEEKNLTKAEIMAKKLKLKAKFDAEYDNKGEKEEDDGRITGDHDYYESLKSEAQKQSQLNKKEFENLDNDLRVQIEGYRAGMYVRLGFKSLPAEFIENFDPTYPILIGGLNMAEENIGYVNCKVKKHRWYKKILKSADPIIISMGWRRFQTVAVYAKVEDNFRHRYLKYTPEHVTCSMTFWGPITPQNTGFLALQTVRHDQEELKRIGFRIAATGCVTELDKSCQIMKKLKLVGHPFKIYQKSAFIKGMFNSSLEVAKFEGAKIKTVSGIRGQIKKAHHTPEGSFRATFEDKILLSDIVFCRTWFRVDVNRFYAPVTTLLLPPEKKLHWQGMKTVGQLKREKEIKNEAQPDSLYTEIKRQPKVFRPLTIPKSLQRALPYKDKPKMGPLTPAEKAERVAVIRSPHEQKVAKLMSMLETNYQEKRNKDRHDTKVRVKKFKLQKRAEELSKLKRQKELRKKVSRALSKMKAKQKT; encoded by the exons ATGCCTGAAGATGAGGGAGCCGATAAAAAGAAGACCCACCGGGCCCGCCAATCTGGTGTCAAAGCggagaagaaaaagctgaaagcgAAGAAAGAATCAAACCAAAAGGAACCAAATTTAAGCGCCCGTCAGAGGAATCCCAAAGCGTTTGCCATCAACTCTGCCATCAGTGCTGAAAGAAATTTCAGACGAAAAGAGGATATAACTGCCAAAAAGCAACATATACCTGTGGTAGATCAAACCCCGGATGAACCACCTCCAGTTCTAATAGCAGTGGTGGGGCCTCCCAAAGTGGGAAAGACCACATTGATAAACAACCTAATACGAAGTTTCACCAGAACAAATGTTAATGATGTGAAAGGTCCTATAACAATAGTGACCTCAAAGAAGAGGCGCATAACACTTTTGGAGtgcaataatgatataaattccATGATAGATGTGGCTAAGTGCGCAGATTTGGTTCTATTGATGTGTGATGCCAGTTATGGTTTTGAAATGGAAATCTTTGAATTTCTAAATATATGTCAAGTTCATGGCATGCCAAAAATCATGGGTGTGCTCACTCATTTGGATATGATAAAGAACACCAAACAACTGAGGAAGCGTAAGAAGGAGCTTAAACATCGTTTCTGGACAGAAGTTTATGATGGTGCTAAACTTTTCTACTTGTCGGGTCTGCTGCATGGAGAATATCTTAGAAATGAGGTAAAGAATTTGGGACGTTTTATATCGGTAATGAAGTTTAGACCGTTGACGTGGCGAGGTGCTCATAGTTATGTTGTTGTCGATCGTGTTGAGGATATTACCAATACTGATTTGATTAGACGAAACGTGAAGTGTGACCGCGATGTGGTGCTGTATGGCTATGTGCGAGGAGTGCCTTTGAAACAGGAACATATGGTTCATATTGCAGGATTGGGTGATGTTCGTATAGATGAATTGAGTATGATAGCAGATCCCTGTCCATTGCCAGGTACAGAAAAGAAACGTACATTGTTGGAGAAGGAGCGTTTGCTCTATGCTCCCATGTCAGGAGTTGGTGGTATTGTTTATGACAAGGATGCTGTTTATATTGAGTTGCAAGGATCACATAGTCACAAGGAAAAAACTGCGGAGGCCACCGAGCAAGAAGAATTGGTGGGGAAGCTTATAGGGAAAAAACAAACGGTAGACGAGCAGATGGATGAGCAGGAATTCAGATTGTTTTCAGATGGTGCTGCTAtaaaatccaaagattttgtcgaagAGGATGACGATGGTGAAATGGAGAGTGATGAAGATGATGACAACAATGCTGGGGAG GATGATTCTGGGGTGGATGACGATGAAAATGCTAGCGATGAGGAGGACGAAAATGAGTTCGATGGGGACGATTGGCGTAATGAGGATTCTCAAAGTGAATCTAAAATACATGATTCCGATGAAGATACATCTGACGACGATGACTACcaagatttggaaaaaattcaaaGCAATCGTAAGAATTTCGTCAAAGCACCTAGTGAAGATGAACAAAGCGAAGAAGATGATGAGGAGGCCATATTAGCCAATAGTATGAGCTGGAAGGACAATTTAGCTCAAAAAGCTAGAGATGCTTTCCTTCAACGTCATTCCgaatcaaaaaatataatgcGTCTTGTCTATGGATGTTACACCCAAAGCGAAAGGAAAAAAGCTACAGAAGATAATGAAAATTCGGATCAAGAGACCGATAGCGATGAGGAAATTGGAGGTTTATTCAAAGTGGCAGCGAAAAAACAAAGCCAATTGCAAAAAGACAAAGATTTGCGGAATAAAATGGAGACTTGCCTTTTTGAGGATAATTTTG AAAGTACCAGAAATTGGTTGGAAGATATCAACAAGGATTTGCTAAGAAATTGCTTTGTCACTGGTAAATGGAAAGCATCTGAAGATGCTGAAAATCTGTTACGACTGGATGATATGAGTGATGCTGAAAGTGAGGTCTACGGAGACTTTGAAGATTTGGAGACGGGAGAAAAACAAAGTGGAAAACCAGAAGAATTGAAACCCCCTGCATCTGAGGAAGCCACTgcatcattgaaaagaaaaattaccCGAgtggaagaaaaaaatcttaccaAAGCTGAAATAATGGCTAAGAAATTAAAGCTTAAGGCCAAGTTTGACGCTGAGTATGATAATAAGGGCGAAAAGGAAGAGGATGATGGCCGTATAACCGGTGATCATGATTACTATGAATCCCTCAAGTCCGAAGCCCAAAAACAATCTCAAttgaataaaaaagaatttgagAACCTGGATAATGATTTACGTGTACAAATCGAGGGCTATCGTGCTGGCATGTATGTGCGCCTGGGTTTCAAGAGTTTACCTGCcgaattcatagaaaattttgatcccACTTATCCTATATTGATTGGAGGCCTTAATATGGCCGAGGAAAATATTGGCTATGTGAATTGTAAAGTGAAGAAGCATAGATGGTATAAAAAGATTCTGAAATCGGCCGATCCCATTATCATATCCATGGGTTGGCGTCGTTTTCAAACTGTGGCTGTTTATGCCAAGGTGGAGGATAACTTTCGTCATCGCTATCTTAAGTATACACCAGAACATGTAACTTGCAGCATGACCTTCTGGGGTCCCATTACACCCCAAAACACTGGATTTTTAGCCCTTCAAACAGTTCGACACGATCAGGAGGAGTTAAAGAGAATAGGTTTCCGTATAGCTGCAACTGGCTGTGTTACCGAGTTGGATAAATCCTGTCAaataatgaagaaattaaaactgGTGGGACACCCCTTTAAGAtttaccaaaaatctgcttTCATTAAAGGTATGTTCAACTCTAGCCTTGAggttgccaaatttgagggagcCAAAATAAAAACCGTCTCAGGTATTAGGGGTCAGATTAAAAAGGCCCATCATACACCTGAAGGATCATTCAGAGCTACTTTCGAGGATAAAATTCTACTGAGCGACATTGTGTTCTGTCGTACTTGGTTTCGTGTGGATGTAAATCGTTTCTATGCCCCTGTAACTACACTTTTATTGCCACCCGAAAAGAAACTCCATTGGCAGGGTATGAAGACAGTGGGTCAATTGAAACGCGAGaaggaaattaaaaatgaaGCCCAACCAGATAGTTTGTACACTGAAATTAAACGTCAACCCAAAGTTTTCCGTCCTCTAACAATTCCCAAGAGTCTACAAAGAGCATTACCCTATAAAGATAAACCCAAAATGGGTCCACTGACTCCGGCCGAAAAGGCAGAACGTGTGGCCGTCATTCGATCACCACATGAACAAAAGGTGGCCAAATTAATGAGCATGCTCGAGACCAACTATCAAGAGAAACGAAATAAAGACCGCCATGATACTAAAGTACGTGTTAAGAAATTCAAACTTCAAAAGCGGGCAGAAGAACTTTCCAAATTGAAACGGCAAAAGGAATTGCGTAAAAAGGTATCAAGGGCTTTGAGTAAAATGAAAGCCAAACAGAAAACATGA
- the LOC142235118 gene encoding uncharacterized protein LOC142235118, translating into MLSPRKSISASSVISSTRQRNMNPASTKSCESLYSNSSKGSASNIYRRKLPSAMDGKGGYNRQPGIIPATNEVRQRVLSARRLRMKTYQNQLANAQQTIAELAHENRILRTLHKRQDSALSKYESTNAELPQLLHSHAEELRMWQTKYRNLQAVNKDLEQKLKQKEAIILSLSDQNKHYIQLNKDKNLDDRHKLTEKLQTLETRLHEKDNDIKMMARKMQLESKQAKQQLQMEQRKTKEVLMKLEKARLELSGFRKLEELQLHDKFNMNIRRHKTPTMDGHKDEKDHEKMIFHIHDAEGLDDTEAPNSQRSQQSTLSNRTVTQRSNRTVKNMHKSNFSETHSQHANKTNLQGFARRTDNGDGDASKISTSSNHTTPLPLLKQTKGGDTYSTEYEDEFENDEADDIEDDATNTEENDNGHNSSGRTMDNIDEGSGEEELGEENIDYFKEQQKVELPHTGKKIRMKEEISSIHKQISDDYKEREAFLDTFCRQATSGALKEDTHKKRNSIAAEHQIPSSSRKHKLLAALKAIDDNKSQD; encoded by the exons ATGTTATCGCCACGTAAATCCATATCGGCCTCAAGTGTAATTTCCTCAACAAGACAAAGGAATATGAATCC AGCTTCTACCAAGAGCTGTGAAAGTCTTTATTCGAATAGTTCCAAAGGATCGGCTAGCAATATATATCGTCGGAAACTTCCCTCAGCCATGGATGGTAAAGGTGGATACAATCGTCAACCTGGAATTATACCAGCAACGAATGAGGTACGCCAAAGAGTTTTGTCAGCCCGGCGACTTCGCATGAAAACCTATCAAAATCAATTAGCCAATGCCCAGCAGACTATAGCT GAATTGGCCCATGAAAATCGTATACTAAGGACTTTACATAAACGTCAGGATTCAGCCTTATCTAAATATGAATCCACAAATGCAGAATTACCCCAATTGCTTCATTCACATGCAGAG gaATTGCGTATGTGGCAAACCAAATATCGTAATCTACAAGCTGTTAATAAGGACCTTGaacaaaaactcaaacaaaaggaAGCAATTATTTTATCGTTAAGTGATCAAAATAAACACTATATACAATTGAATAAAGACAA AAATCTTGATGATCGTCATAAATTAACGGAAAAACTACAAACTTTGGAGACGCGTTTACATGAAAAAGATAATGATATCAAAATGATGGCACGCAAAATGCAATTGGAATCAAAACAGGCTAAACAACAACTACAGATGGAACAACGTAAAACCAAAGAGGTTTTAATGAAGTTGGAAAAAGCTCGTCTAGAATTGTCCGGATTCCGAAAATTGGAAGAACTACAG TTGCAtgataaattcaatatgaataTACGAAGACATAAGACCCCCACTATGGATGGCCATAAAGATGAAAAGGATCATGAGAAAATGATATTTCATATACATGATGCGGAAGGTTTAGATGACACGGAGGCACCAAACAGTCAACGCTCGCAACAATCTACGCTTAGTAATCGCACAGTTACACAACGTTCCAATCGCACTGTTAAAAACATGCACAAGTCAAATTTCAGTGAAACACATTCACAACATGCAAATAAAACCAATCTACAAGGATTCGCTCGTCGTACAgataatggagatggtgatgccAGTAAAATATCAACATCTTCCAATCATACAACACCATTACCATTGTTAAAGCAAACCAAAGGTGGAGATACATATTCTACAGAATATGAAGAtgaatttgaaaatgatgaGGCGGATGATATCGAAGATGATGCCACTAATACCGAAGAAAATGATAATGGTCATAATTCAAGTGGTCGTACAATGGACAATATTGATGAAGGATCTGGTGAAGAGGAGTTGGGTGAAGAGAATATTGATTACTTTaaagaacaacaaaaagttgAG CTTCCCCATACAGGAAAGAAAATACGAATGAAAGAAGAAATTTCCAGTATACACAAACAAATATCCGATGACTATAAGGAACGTGAAGCCTTTTTGGATACATTTTGCCGTCAGGCCACAAGCGGTGCTTTAAAGGAGGATACACACAAGAAGAGAAACAGTATTGCTGCTGAGCACCAAATACCAAGTAGCAGTCGTAAACACAAACTATTGGCCGCCCTCAAAGCTATTGATGATAACAAGAGTCAGGATTGA